CTGTGGGGGAACCGAGGGTCCCGCGGCCGAGGGAGGGACGGAACTCGGGTACACCGAGGACGACCTCGACGCCGTCGCCGCGGGCGCGAACCTCGGCCTCGGCTGCGGCAACCCGACCGCCATCGCGAGCCTCGAACCGGGCGAGACCGTCCTCGACCTGGGCTCCGGCGGCGGCTTCGACTGCTTCCTCGCGGCCCGCGAGGTCGGCGAGGAGGGGCGCGTCGTCGGCGTCGACATGACCCCCGAGATGGTCGAGCGCGCCCGCGAGAACGTCGGGGCGAACGACGCCACGAACGTCGAGTTCCGCCTCGGCGAGATCGAACACCTCCCCGTCGCCGACGGAACCGTCGACGTGATCCTCTCGAACTGCGTGATCAACCTCTCGGCGGACAAGCGGCGCGTGTTCGCGGAGGCGTACCGCGTGCTCCGGCCCGGCGGTCGCCTCGCGGTCTCCGACGTGGTGGCGACGGCCGACCTCCCGAGCGACATCCGCGGGGACGCCGCGTCCGTGAGCGCCTGCGTCGGCGGCGCGGCCGCGATCCCGACGCTCGAATCGATGCTCGCCGACGCCGGCTTCGTCGAGGTCGCGATCGAGCCGAAGGACGACAGCGAGTCGTTCATCCGCGAGTGGGACCCAGACCGCGACCTCGCCGACTACCTGACCGCGGCGACGATCGAGGCGCGAAAGCCGACGAACGACCCCGAATCCGCGACCGAAGAGACGGCGGCGTGACCGCCGTCGCGACACCACACTACAGACACCACTTCCGACACCACCATGCACAGAGCACCCGATCCGAGCGATCGTACAGGAGTCGAACAGTCGAGCTGGGGAAGCGTCATCGCGGGGTACGCCCTGATCGCGGGGCTTCTCGCGTCCCTGTGGGCCGTCAGCAACCCGGCGGCTGCCCTGACGCTCCTCCTCGCCGGCGTCGCCGTGCGCCGCGGAACCCCCCGGGCGGCCGCCGCGGTCCGTTGTGTCCGCGTCTGTCGCGAGTTCACCGTCGATCTGGGCGGCCGGCTCCGGATCACCGTCGCGAAGCCGCCGGTCGACGATGTCGCCTGATCGGCCCGGCGCGGGGGCGGACGAGGGAAGGCCGGACGGAGGCGCGGACGAACGGCGAGACCCCGGTGGGCCCACCGTTCTACTGACGGAGGCGGACGCCGCGGACCTCGACCGCGTCGAGGCGCTGCTCGCCGCGAACGACCTCCCGACGAGCGACGTGCGAACGGGACCCGGACGGTTCTACCTCGCCCGCGACGGCGACGCGGTCGTCGGGGCCGGCGGCGTCGAGCGGTACGGCTCCGACGGCCTCCTCCGGTCGGTCGTGGTCGAGGGATCGAGCCGCGGCGACGGGTACGGGACGGCGCTGTGTGCCGCTCTGGAGGATCGCGCCCGGAGGGAGGGCATCGAGACGCTCTATCTCCTGACGACGACCGCGGCCGGGTTCTTCGAGCGGCTCGGATACGAGCCGATCTCCCGCGAGCACGTCCCGGCGAGCGTCCGGTCGACGACGGAGTTCGCCGACCTGTGTCCGTCGTCGGCGACCTGCATGCGCAAGCGAGTCGGGGATCGGGCGACCGAGTAGCGGGCGACCCCAGGCGCTGCCGGCGCCGTCAGTGTCGCGTTCGCCGCCGGCGTCGCGTCCGGCGTCGACCCCGGGCACACTTTTCCCGTCTCCCCGTCCACCCACGCTCGATGGGAACGATCCTCCTGTGTCGCCACGGCGAGACGCCGTGGAACCGCGACCGCCGCGTGCAGGGCTGGGCGCCGACGGAGCTGACCGAGCGCGGCCGCGAGCAGGCCGACGCCCTCGCCGACTTCCTCGGCACCGAGTACGCCGTCGACCGGATCGTCGCCTCCGATCTGGAGCGCGCCGCCGAGACCGCCCGCGCCGTCTCGCGTGCGACGGACGCGGCGGCGACGTTCGACGCACGGTGGCGCGAGCGCGACTTCGGCCGGTTCCAGGGGCTCACCTACGACGGCCTGTTCGGCACGTACCCCGAGTACACCCTCTCGGAGATCGGCTACGCCGCCGCCGAGACAGTCCCCGAGAGCGGCGAGTCGCTGCTCGACATGAGAGCGCGCGTCCGCGAGGGCTTCGCCGACCTCCGCGGGGAGGTCGGGCCGGACGAGACGGTCGCCGTCGTCGCCCACGGCGGCCCGCTGTACGTCGTCACGGGCGAGTTGAAGGGGCTCGACGTGGTCGCCGCGGTGCTCGACCAGGACCAGGGGAACTGCGCCGTCAACGAGGTGCACGTCGCCGACGATTCCGCCCGCGGCGGCGACGGCGTCGCGACCGGCGGGTCGGCGACGGCCGAGTTGGTCCGCGAGAACGTCACGTCGTTCCTGCCGGAGGCGACGACGCAGGAGAACTACTGAGCGGGAGCTGGAGCGGCAGCAGCGGTGCTTCTGGTTCGACCCTACGAGGTCGGGTAGTCGCGCGCGAACACGTCCTCGACGACGGGTTCGCCGTCGCGGTTCACCGACTGTTCGTCGGCCTCCTCGGCGTCGCTCGCGGGGCTGACGCTCCCGGTCTCGTACCCCTGGAGGTCGAGCGTGACGTGGTCGAAGCCGATATCGAGCATGTGGTCGCGGGCGGCCGCGACGAAGTCGGCGTTCAGCGCCGACTCCAGCTCGTCGGCGCCGACCTCGATGCGCGCGAGACCGTCGTGGTCGCGGACGCGGAACTGCGAGAACCCCCACGTGCGCAGCAGGCGCTCGGCCTTCTCGATGCGGGTGAGACGTTCCTCGGTCACCTCCAGTCCGGTCGGGATACGCGAGGAGAGGCACGCCATCGAGGGCTTGTCGGCCACGTCGAGGCCGTAGTGGTCGGCGATCTGACGGACCTCCGCCTTCGTGATGCCCGCCTGCAGCAGGGGGGACACCACGTCGAGTTCCTCGACGGCCTGGAGCCCCGGCCGGTGTCCCTCGCCGGGGTCGGAGGCGTTCGTTCCGTCGCAGACGGTGCCGATGCCGCGCTCCGTGGCCGCCTCGTACATCCGCGAGAGCCGCATCGTCCGGCAGTGGTAACACCGGTCGTCGCCGTTGGCGACGAAGTTCGGGTCGTCAAGCTCGGAGAACTCCACGATCGCGTGGTCGATGCCGATGTCGTCGGCGACGCGGGTCGCGTCGTCCAACTCCTCCGCCGGCAGCGTCTCGCTTTTCGCGGTGCAGGCGACCGCGTCGTCGCCGAGCGCGTCGCGCGCGAGCGCCGCCACGACCGACGAGTCCACGCCCCCCGAGAAGGCGACGAGGGCGCCGTCGCGCTCGGCGAGTAGCTCGCGCGCGGCCGCCGCCTTCGCCGCCACGTCGTCGTCCATGCGCCGAACGAGGAGGTGACGACGCAAAAGTCGTCCGAACGTGGCGACGCGCGGGACCGGCCCGACGGTCGGTCGTGTGCGGACGCGAGCCGGACCCGCCCTCCGCCACAACGTTCACCATGTTGGCAGTTGACATGACGAACGTGTCCACATCCGGTCCCGACGCGGTCGACCCGGAGGACATGAACGGGAGCGACCACTCCGACGTGCCGGCCGACATCGACGGCGCGTACCTGTTCGGGATCAGCCGCGACGGAACCCCGTTCTACTACGACGACGACCGCGGCCGGGTCGTCGAGGGGGACCGACACGGCGGCGTCGCGGACGACCACGGCCCCGTCGACAGCGCGGAGTCGTTCATCGCCGAGGTCGACCGGGGCGTCGGCTGGGACCTCCTCGGCGGCGCGGACGACCGGGGCTGACTGGGCGGTCTCGTTGCGCTCACGGTTCACTCCGTTCGCCGTTCGCATCGAGGTCTCCCGCTGGTCGACCTCGCCCTGCTCGCGAGTCACTCCGTTCCTCGCTCGCGTTTTCGCGGTCTCGGTCGCTCACTCCGTTCGCTCCCCCGACCGCGCGCTCCCCGGCACGGTTTTGACCCCCGCCGCGCTACCGGGTGCCGAATGGAGTTCACGTCGGTCCCCGGCGTCGGCGAGAAGACCGCCGACGCCCTCGCGGATCTGGACGGCGCGGAGGCCGCGCTGCGCCGCGGCGACGTGGCGACGCTCGCCCGGGCCCGCGGGGTCACCGAGGGCCGGGCGGCCGCCATCGCCCGCGGCGCCATCCGGGAACGCCACGACGACCCCGGCGGCTGGCTGGCGACCGACCGCGCCCGCGAGGTGTACGAGGACGCGCTCGGCCTCCTGCAGGAGCGCGCCGTCACCGACTACGCCGAGAAGCGCCTGCGGACGATCTACCCCTCCGCGACCCCCTCGCGCATCGAGGAGGTGCGCGAGTGGGCCGCCGACGCGGTCGAGCGCGACCCCGACGAGGCGGTTCTCGACGCGCTGGAGGCGGTCGAACAGCCGAGCGAACCGCGGGGCCTCCGGGTGCGCGAGCGGGCGCTCGCGACCGCCGACGCCGAGCGTTACGCGGCCGTGAAGGACGCGTTCCCCGAACTCTCCGTCGAGGTCGTCGAGGACGCCCGCGATCTGGCCGAGCTCGCGCGGTCGTACGCCACCGTCGTCGCGCTCGACGAGGAGTTCGCCGGCGTCGACGTCGACGGCGACGTGCGCGTCATCACCGACCCGGAGAACCACCCGGAGGAGGTCGTTCCCGAGCGCCTGCTGGCGTTCTTCGCGGAGAACCGCGCCGAGTTGCTGGCGGCGCTCGACGTGCACGAGGCCGCCGGCATCGAGCCCGGCCTCGACCCCGAGGCGCTCCGGGACGCGCTCTCGCGGCTCGACGACGACGGCACCGTCCGCGGCGACGAGGAGCTGACTCGGCTCGCGAACGCCGTCGACGACCTCGACGCCGCGGTGTCGACGGCCGAGTCGGTCGCCAACGACCACCTCCGCGAGGCCATCCGCGAGCAGGACGTGACCATCGAGGGGACCGACTTCCTCTCGCTGGTCGAGCAGGGCGCCCGCGTCGACAGCCTCCTCTCGCGGGAGCTGGCCGACGAGTACGACGCCGCGATCCGGAAGGCGCGCGAGCACCTCGCGGACGCGCTCCGACTGGACGAGAGCGAGGCGGAGTTCACCGAGCGGATCTTCGCGGGCGACCCGACGTTCCCGACCGAGCACAACGAGGAGCCGCTGAACCGCCTGCGCACCGAGCTGAAGACCGCCCGCGACCGGCGGGCGGCGACGCTCAAGTCCGACCTCGCGACGGATCTCGCCGCGCTGCGCGGGCCCGCCGACGACCTCGTCGCCGACGCCCTCGAACTGGACGTGGAGCTCGCGGTCGCCCGGTTCGCCCGCGACTTCGACTGCGTCGTCGCCGAGATCGACGACGAGGGGACCGGCTTCGACATCGAGGGCGGGCGCTCCCCGCTGCTGGACGTTCCCTTCGCGGAGGCCGAGCCCGTCGACTACGCGGTCTCGGGCGTGACGCTGCTGTCGGGGGTGAACTCCGGCGGGAAGACATCGACGCTGGATCTCGTCGCGCTGATCGTCACCCTCGCGCACATGGGGCTGCCGGTTCCCGCCGATGCGGCGCGCGTCGGGCGCGTCTCGGAGCTGCACTACTACGCGAAGTCGCAGGGGACGCTCGACGCCGGCGCGTTCGAGGCGACGCTGCGCGACTTCGGCGACCTCGTCGCCGGCGCGGAGGGGCGGCTCGTCCTCGTCGACGAGCTGGAGTCGATCACCGAGCCCGGCGCCTCCGCGAAGATCATCGCGGGCATCCTCGAGGCCCTCGACGAGCAGGGCGCCACCGGCGTGTTCGTCTCCCACCTCGCGCGCCAGATCCGCGAGGCCGCCGCCGTCGACGTGGCCGTCGACGGGATAGAGGCCGTGGGGCTGGAGGACGGCGAGCTGGTGGTGAACCGCTCGCCCCGGAAGGACCACCTCGCGCGGTCGACGCCCGAGCTGATCGTCGAGAAGCTGGCGCGGGAAGCCGGCGACGACGCGGCCGGCGGATCCGGGTCCGGTTCGGGCGGCGACCCGGCATTCTACGAGGGGCTGCTGGAGAAGTTCTGAGGCGGGATCGAACGGCGGGCGAACCCGAACACCGGATCGGTCGCGTCAGGCGTACAGATCGGCGGGGGAGTCGTGTCCGCCGTCCCCGAGGTCGCGAAACAGGAGTTCGTAGTCCTCGTGATCGAGGCGCGCGTGGAGGTCGTCGAACCCCGCCTCCAGCGCCTCGCGACGGCGGGCGAGTTCGCCGTACTCGCCGTCGGTCGGCGCGACGCCCGACCCCTCCAGGGCGGCCTGCTTGTGCATCACCGCGAAGTACTGGCGGACGCGGTCGCCGTACCGGGCGACACGGACGAGGCGGTCGACCGCGTCCCGGAGGTCCTCGGGGTCGACCGGCTTTTCAAGGTACGCGTCGACCGGGAGGCCGACCACGTCGACGCCGACGGCGACGCCGGAGACGGCCGCGACGCGCACGTCGGTCCCGGACGCGCGGATCCGTTCGAGCGTGTCGTCGCCGTGGAGCCCCGGCATCCGGCGGTCCAACAGGACCACGTCGACCGAGTCGTCGAGCACGTCGAGCGCCTCCGATCCGGATGCAGCCGTCGACACCGTGTACTCGGCGGCGAGCTGCTCCGCGTACAGCTCGCGCACGTCGACCTCGTCGTCGACGACGAGCACGTGGGGACGGCCCGTCCGGGTCGGACCGTCCTCACCCTCGGTGTCGTCGATGTCTTCCGTCATCGATCCGGGCCACGGCCGGGATCCCCCTCAACCCCCTCGACGCGTTCGCCGGATTAAGTCGGATTCAGCCGGCGAAAGCGCCGGACTGGGAGGGGGACGTGTCGGCTTCGCCGCGACAAGCCAGGGACGGGTCGCCCGTCGCGAGGACGGCGGTGAATCCCTTCCGTCGGCCGGACCACTCCCGCCCGAGACACGGCCGACGACCGGGGCGATACTGAAACCGTATCGTGGCTGAACCGCCGGTATTCGACGTATCGATCTCTATTTCACTTTCACTCCGGCACCGGGGAACGATTAAGTGGTCGGGCGAGCGAGGGTTCGGTATCATGGCCGGGGACCCCGAAGACGGGATGCTGTCGTGGGACGAGTCCGTCTTCCGGGACGAACACGTCTTCGAGATCGACTACGTCCCCGAGACGTTCCGCCACCGCGAGAGCCAACTGGAGTCGCTGAAGTACGCGCTCCGGCCGGCCGCGCGCGGCTCGCGCCCGCTCAACACCGTCGTCCGCGGGCCGCCGGGGACCGGGAAGACCACCTCGGTCCAGAAGCTGTTCTCGGAGCTTCGCGCGCAGACGGACGTGCGCACAGTCAGGGTGAACTGCCAGGTCGACTCGACCCGCTATGCGGTGTTCTCGCGCATCTTCGAAGGGATCTTCGACTACGAGCCGCCCTCCTCGGGCATCTCGTTCAAGAAGCTGTTCGGCCAGATCGCCGACCGACTCGTCGAGGACGACGAGGTGCTCGCGGTGGCGCTCGACGACGTGAACTACCTGTTCTACGAGAACGAGGCCTCCGACGCGCTGTACTCGCTGCTGCGGGCGCACGAGGCCCACGCCGGCGCGAAGGTCGGCGTGATCTGCGTCTCCTCGGACCTCTCGCTGTCGGTGATCGAGGAGCTGGACTCGCGGGTGCAGTCGGTGTTTCGCCCGGAGGAGGTGTTCTTCCCGAAGTACGACGCCGACGAGGTGGTCGACATCCTCCGCGAGCGCGCGAAGCGCGGCTTCCACGACGGCGTCCTCGGCGCCACGGAACTCGACCGCGTGGCGGAGCTGACCGCCGAGTCGGGCGACCTCCGTGTCGGCATCGACCTGCTCCGCCGGGCGGGGCTCAACGCCGAGATGCGCGCCTCCCGAACGATCAGCGTCGAGGACGTGGAGGAGGCGTACGAGAAGTCGAAGTACGTCCACCTCTCGCGCAGCCTGCGGGGCCTCTCGGAGTCGGAGACGGCGCTCGTCGAGGTGCTCGCGGAGCACGACGGCGAGCAGGCCGGCTCGGTGTACGAGGCGTTCCACGAACGGACCGACCTCGGCTACACCCGGTACTCGGAGATCGTCAACAAGCTGGACCAACTCGGACTCGTCGAGACGGAGTACGCCGAGGTCGAGGGGCGCGGGCGGTCGCGGTCGATCTCGCTGGCGTACGACCCCGAGCCGGTGCTGGAGCGGATCGAAGGATAGCGTCGTCGACACGGCGTCGCACACATCCGAAAGACATACTCGGCGCACGCGACACCCTCGGGTATGGACGCCTACGAGCTGATCACCCGGAACGCGACCGAGGTGGTCACCGACGAGGAGGTACGCGCGCTAGCCGACGACCCGGAGGGCAAGCGAGTGTACGTCGGATACGAGCCGTCGGGCGTCCTCCACATCGGCCACATGCTGACGGCGACGAAGCTCATCGACCTGCAGGAGGCGGGCTTCGAGGTCGTCGTCCTGCTCGCGGACGTGCACGCCTACCTCAACGACAAGGGGACGTTCGCCGAGATCCGCGAGACCGCCGAGCGTATGCGCGACCAGTTCCTCGCGTACGGGCTCGACGCCGACGCGACGGAGTTCGTCTACGGGTCGGAGTTCCAGCTCGACGAGGAGTACGTCCTCGACACCCACGAGCTCGAGGTGTCGACGACACTCAACCGGGCCCAACGCGCGATGGCGGAGATCCAGGGCGGCGACACCGCGAAGGTGAGCCACCTGGTGTACCCGCTGATGCAGGCGCTCGACATCGTCTACCTCGATCTCGATCTGGCGGTCGGCGGCCTCGACCAGCGGAAGGTCCACATGCTCCACCGCGAACAGATCCCGGCGATGGACGGCGAGAGCGACCACGCCTACGAGGCGCGGCCGTGTCTCCACACGCCGATCCTCGCCGACCTCGACACCGGCGTCGGCAAGATGTCCTCCTCGTCGGGCACCACCATCTCGATGGAGGACTCCGAGGCGGACATCGCCGAGAAGATCAACGGCGCGTTCTGCCCGCCGACGCGCGACCCCGAGTCGGACGACGAGGGCAACGAGCGCGAGAACCCGGTGCTGGAGATCTTCGAGTACTCGGTGTTCCCGCGGTTCGACGCGGTCGTCGTCGAGCGCCCCGAGGAGTACGGCGGCGACCTCGAATACGACGACTACGAGTCGCTGGCGGCGGACCTGGAGTCGGGCGAACTTCACCCCGCGGACGCGAAGGGCGCGCTCGCGGACTACCTGAACGAGCTGATCGCGCCCGGCCGCGAGGTACTACGGGAGCTGGACGCGTAACGCTGGACCGGAGCTGA
This genomic stretch from Halobaculum roseum harbors:
- the arsM gene encoding arsenite methyltransferase, with the protein product MTDGEDAPTTDGDGLDPARQRAAVRERYGEIAEIGSGSSSCCGDDGGDCGGTEGPAAEGGTELGYTEDDLDAVAAGANLGLGCGNPTAIASLEPGETVLDLGSGGGFDCFLAAREVGEEGRVVGVDMTPEMVERARENVGANDATNVEFRLGEIEHLPVADGTVDVILSNCVINLSADKRRVFAEAYRVLRPGGRLAVSDVVATADLPSDIRGDAASVSACVGGAAAIPTLESMLADAGFVEVAIEPKDDSESFIREWDPDRDLADYLTAATIEARKPTNDPESATEETAA
- the arsN2 gene encoding arsenic resistance N-acetyltransferase ArsN2, giving the protein MSPDRPGAGADEGRPDGGADERRDPGGPTVLLTEADAADLDRVEALLAANDLPTSDVRTGPGRFYLARDGDAVVGAGGVERYGSDGLLRSVVVEGSSRGDGYGTALCAALEDRARREGIETLYLLTTTAAGFFERLGYEPISREHVPASVRSTTEFADLCPSSATCMRKRVGDRATE
- a CDS encoding histidine phosphatase family protein yields the protein MGTILLCRHGETPWNRDRRVQGWAPTELTERGREQADALADFLGTEYAVDRIVASDLERAAETARAVSRATDAAATFDARWRERDFGRFQGLTYDGLFGTYPEYTLSEIGYAAAETVPESGESLLDMRARVREGFADLRGEVGPDETVAVVAHGGPLYVVTGELKGLDVVAAVLDQDQGNCAVNEVHVADDSARGGDGVATGGSATAELVRENVTSFLPEATTQENY
- the larE gene encoding ATP-dependent sacrificial sulfur transferase LarE, with amino-acid sequence MDDDVAAKAAAARELLAERDGALVAFSGGVDSSVVAALARDALGDDAVACTAKSETLPAEELDDATRVADDIGIDHAIVEFSELDDPNFVANGDDRCYHCRTMRLSRMYEAATERGIGTVCDGTNASDPGEGHRPGLQAVEELDVVSPLLQAGITKAEVRQIADHYGLDVADKPSMACLSSRIPTGLEVTEERLTRIEKAERLLRTWGFSQFRVRDHDGLARIEVGADELESALNADFVAAARDHMLDIGFDHVTLDLQGYETGSVSPASDAEEADEQSVNRDGEPVVEDVFARDYPTS
- a CDS encoding MutS-related protein — encoded protein: MEFTSVPGVGEKTADALADLDGAEAALRRGDVATLARARGVTEGRAAAIARGAIRERHDDPGGWLATDRAREVYEDALGLLQERAVTDYAEKRLRTIYPSATPSRIEEVREWAADAVERDPDEAVLDALEAVEQPSEPRGLRVRERALATADAERYAAVKDAFPELSVEVVEDARDLAELARSYATVVALDEEFAGVDVDGDVRVITDPENHPEEVVPERLLAFFAENRAELLAALDVHEAAGIEPGLDPEALRDALSRLDDDGTVRGDEELTRLANAVDDLDAAVSTAESVANDHLREAIREQDVTIEGTDFLSLVEQGARVDSLLSRELADEYDAAIRKAREHLADALRLDESEAEFTERIFAGDPTFPTEHNEEPLNRLRTELKTARDRRAATLKSDLATDLAALRGPADDLVADALELDVELAVARFARDFDCVVAEIDDEGTGFDIEGGRSPLLDVPFAEAEPVDYAVSGVTLLSGVNSGGKTSTLDLVALIVTLAHMGLPVPADAARVGRVSELHYYAKSQGTLDAGAFEATLRDFGDLVAGAEGRLVLVDELESITEPGASAKIIAGILEALDEQGATGVFVSHLARQIREAAAVDVAVDGIEAVGLEDGELVVNRSPRKDHLARSTPELIVEKLAREAGDDAAGGSGSGSGGDPAFYEGLLEKF
- a CDS encoding response regulator; this translates as MTEDIDDTEGEDGPTRTGRPHVLVVDDEVDVRELYAEQLAAEYTVSTAASGSEALDVLDDSVDVVLLDRRMPGLHGDDTLERIRASGTDVRVAAVSGVAVGVDVVGLPVDAYLEKPVDPEDLRDAVDRLVRVARYGDRVRQYFAVMHKQAALEGSGVAPTDGEYGELARRREALEAGFDDLHARLDHEDYELLFRDLGDGGHDSPADLYA
- a CDS encoding ORC1-type DNA replication protein; translation: MAGDPEDGMLSWDESVFRDEHVFEIDYVPETFRHRESQLESLKYALRPAARGSRPLNTVVRGPPGTGKTTSVQKLFSELRAQTDVRTVRVNCQVDSTRYAVFSRIFEGIFDYEPPSSGISFKKLFGQIADRLVEDDEVLAVALDDVNYLFYENEASDALYSLLRAHEAHAGAKVGVICVSSDLSLSVIEELDSRVQSVFRPEEVFFPKYDADEVVDILRERAKRGFHDGVLGATELDRVAELTAESGDLRVGIDLLRRAGLNAEMRASRTISVEDVEEAYEKSKYVHLSRSLRGLSESETALVEVLAEHDGEQAGSVYEAFHERTDLGYTRYSEIVNKLDQLGLVETEYAEVEGRGRSRSISLAYDPEPVLERIEG
- a CDS encoding tyrosine--tRNA ligase, which encodes MDAYELITRNATEVVTDEEVRALADDPEGKRVYVGYEPSGVLHIGHMLTATKLIDLQEAGFEVVVLLADVHAYLNDKGTFAEIRETAERMRDQFLAYGLDADATEFVYGSEFQLDEEYVLDTHELEVSTTLNRAQRAMAEIQGGDTAKVSHLVYPLMQALDIVYLDLDLAVGGLDQRKVHMLHREQIPAMDGESDHAYEARPCLHTPILADLDTGVGKMSSSSGTTISMEDSEADIAEKINGAFCPPTRDPESDDEGNERENPVLEIFEYSVFPRFDAVVVERPEEYGGDLEYDDYESLAADLESGELHPADAKGALADYLNELIAPGREVLRELDA